Proteins from one Pseudomonas sp. KBS0710 genomic window:
- the rsmA gene encoding 16S rRNA (adenine(1518)-N(6)/adenine(1519)-N(6))-dimethyltransferase RsmA, which translates to MTEHYQHRARKRFGQNFLHDAGVIDRILRSIHAKPEDRLLEIGPGQGALTQGLLNSGGQLDVVELDKDLIPILNQQFAGMPNFNLHQGDALKFDFNSLNAAPNSLRVVGNLPYNISTPLIFHLLNNAGIIRDMHFMLQKEVVERLAAGPGGGDWGRLSIMVQYHCRVEHLFNVGPGAFNPPPKVDSAIVRLVPHAVLPHPAKDHKLLERVVREAFNQRRKTLRNTLKALLSNAEIEAAGVDGGLRPEQLDLAAFVRLADQLAIQPTPIVE; encoded by the coding sequence ATGACTGAGCATTACCAACACCGGGCGCGCAAGCGCTTCGGGCAAAACTTCCTGCACGACGCTGGCGTGATCGACCGTATCCTGCGCTCCATCCATGCCAAGCCAGAAGACCGCCTGCTGGAAATCGGCCCGGGCCAGGGCGCCTTGACCCAAGGCCTGCTCAACAGTGGCGGCCAGTTGGACGTGGTTGAGCTGGATAAGGACCTGATTCCGATCCTCAACCAGCAATTCGCCGGCATGCCCAACTTCAACCTGCACCAGGGCGATGCGCTGAAGTTCGACTTCAACAGCCTCAACGCTGCGCCCAACAGCCTGCGGGTGGTCGGCAACCTGCCGTACAACATCTCTACGCCGCTGATTTTTCACCTGCTGAACAATGCCGGGATCATCCGCGACATGCACTTCATGTTGCAAAAGGAAGTGGTAGAGCGTTTGGCCGCAGGCCCAGGTGGCGGCGATTGGGGCCGCCTGTCGATCATGGTTCAGTACCACTGCCGCGTGGAGCACCTGTTCAACGTCGGCCCTGGCGCCTTCAACCCGCCGCCGAAGGTCGACTCGGCCATCGTGCGCCTGGTGCCGCACGCGGTGCTGCCGCACCCGGCCAAGGACCACAAGCTGCTGGAGCGCGTGGTACGTGAAGCGTTCAACCAACGCCGCAAGACCCTGCGCAACACGCTCAAGGCGCTGCTGAGCAACGCCGAGATCGAAGCCGCCGGCGTCGACGGCGGCCTGCGCCCCGAGCAGCTGGACCTGGCCGCATTTGTACGCCTGGCCGATCAGCTTGCGATCCAGCCCACGCCGATCGTGGAATAA
- the pdxA gene encoding 4-hydroxythreonine-4-phosphate dehydrogenase PdxA, whose translation MKPQRFAVTPGEPAGIGPDLCLLLASHPQPHPLIAITSRDLLLERAAQLGVAVTLLDVAPGNWPDLPAPAGSLYVWHTPLAAKVVAGQLDKANAAFVLETLTRAGQGCIDGDFAGMITAPVHKGVINESGIAFSGHTEFLAELTHTEQVVMMLATRGLRVALVTTHLPLRDIADAITAERVERVTRILHADLQQKFGIAQPRILVCGLNPHAGEGGHLGHEEIDIIEPTLERLRQEGMDLRGPLPADTLFTPKYLEHCDAVLAMYHDQGLPVLKYKGFGAAVNVTLGLPIIRTSVDHGTALDLAGSGKIDTGSLHVALETAYQMAETRI comes from the coding sequence GTGAAACCCCAGCGTTTCGCGGTAACACCCGGTGAGCCGGCCGGCATTGGTCCAGACCTGTGCCTGCTGCTCGCCTCGCACCCTCAGCCACACCCCCTGATTGCCATTACCAGCCGCGACCTGCTCCTTGAGCGGGCCGCGCAACTGGGTGTGGCTGTCACCTTGCTGGACGTGGCGCCGGGCAACTGGCCCGACCTGCCCGCCCCCGCTGGCAGCCTGTATGTGTGGCACACCCCGCTCGCAGCCAAGGTGGTTGCCGGGCAACTGGACAAGGCCAATGCGGCGTTTGTGCTGGAAACCCTGACGCGCGCAGGCCAAGGCTGCATCGACGGCGACTTCGCCGGCATGATCACCGCCCCGGTGCACAAGGGCGTGATCAACGAGTCCGGCATTGCCTTTTCCGGCCATACCGAATTCCTCGCCGAGCTGACCCATACCGAACAAGTGGTGATGATGCTGGCCACTCGCGGCCTGCGGGTTGCGCTGGTGACCACGCACCTGCCGTTGCGCGATATCGCCGATGCCATCACTGCCGAGCGTGTAGAGCGTGTCACACGTATCCTGCACGCCGACCTGCAACAGAAATTCGGCATTGCCCAACCGCGCATCCTGGTCTGTGGGCTCAACCCGCACGCCGGTGAAGGCGGTCATTTGGGCCATGAAGAAATCGACATCATTGAACCGACATTAGAGCGCCTGCGCCAAGAAGGCATGGACCTGCGTGGCCCATTGCCTGCAGACACTCTGTTTACCCCCAAATATCTGGAGCACTGCGACGCAGTGCTGGCGATGTACCATGACCAGGGGCTGCCCGTGCTGAAGTACAAAGGTTTCGGCGCCGCAGTCAACGTGACACTGGGCCTGCCGATCATCCGCACCTCCGTCGACCATGGCACTGCCCTGGACCTGGCGGGCAGCGGCAAGATCGATACCGGCAGCCTGCACGTGGCCCTGGAAACCGCCTATCAGATGGCCGAGACCCGTATATGA
- a CDS encoding peptidylprolyl isomerase has product MNVKTKLSDCLRPLVLGALFLGAASAHAAVQQLDKVVAIVDNDVIMQSQLDQRVKEVQQTIAKRGGGVPPTSVLDPQVLERLIVENLQLQIGERSGIRISDEELNQAVGTIAQRNNMSVDQFKAALAHDGLSYEDARDQIKREMIISRVRQRRVAERVQVSEQEVKNFLASDLGKMQLSEELHLANILVPTPDSANSEQLNAAAAKTKAIYDRLKAGADFAQTAIAMSGSDNALDGGDMGWRKAAQLPPPFDRELSAMSVGEITQPARTPGGFIILKLLGKRGGETSLKDEVHVRHILVKPSEIRTEAQTKELAQKIYDRIEGGEDFATLAKSFSEDPGSALNGGDLNWIDPKGLVPEFQDVMAKTPQGVLSKPFRTQYGWHVLEVLGRRATDNTTQAREQQALTVLRNRKYDEELQTWLRQIRDEAYVENKLPGAEQTGTDQAAQ; this is encoded by the coding sequence GTGAACGTGAAGACCAAGCTTTCTGATTGCTTGCGCCCGCTAGTGCTGGGCGCGCTGTTCCTGGGGGCCGCATCGGCGCACGCTGCGGTTCAACAGCTGGATAAGGTAGTGGCCATCGTCGATAACGACGTGATCATGCAGAGCCAACTCGACCAACGAGTCAAGGAAGTTCAGCAAACCATCGCCAAACGTGGCGGCGGCGTACCGCCTACCAGCGTGCTGGACCCACAGGTACTGGAGCGCCTGATCGTCGAAAACCTGCAACTGCAGATCGGCGAGCGTTCCGGCATCCGTATTTCGGACGAAGAACTGAACCAGGCCGTCGGCACCATCGCTCAACGCAATAACATGAGCGTTGACCAGTTCAAGGCTGCCCTGGCCCACGATGGTTTGTCTTATGAAGACGCCCGTGACCAGATCAAGCGTGAAATGATCATCAGCCGTGTGCGTCAGCGCCGTGTAGCGGAGCGGGTTCAGGTGTCTGAACAGGAAGTGAAGAACTTCCTGGCCTCGGACCTCGGCAAGATGCAGCTCTCCGAAGAACTGCACTTGGCCAACATCCTGGTTCCAACCCCGGACAGCGCCAACTCCGAGCAGCTCAATGCCGCTGCGGCGAAAACCAAGGCTATCTATGATCGCCTGAAAGCCGGTGCTGACTTTGCCCAAACGGCCATTGCCATGTCCGGCAGCGATAACGCCCTGGACGGCGGTGACATGGGCTGGCGTAAAGCCGCTCAACTGCCACCTCCATTCGACCGTGAGCTGAGCGCCATGAGCGTGGGTGAAATTACCCAGCCAGCCCGCACGCCGGGCGGTTTCATCATTCTCAAGTTGCTGGGCAAACGCGGCGGCGAGACCTCGCTGAAAGACGAAGTGCATGTTCGTCACATCCTGGTCAAACCTAGCGAAATCCGTACCGAGGCACAAACCAAGGAACTGGCCCAGAAGATCTATGACCGCATTGAAGGCGGTGAAGACTTCGCCACCCTGGCCAAGAGCTTCTCGGAAGACCCGGGTTCAGCCCTTAACGGTGGCGACCTCAACTGGATCGACCCGAAAGGCCTGGTGCCCGAGTTCCAGGACGTCATGGCCAAGACCCCACAAGGTGTTCTGTCCAAGCCGTTCCGCACTCAATATGGCTGGCACGTCCTGGAAGTCCTTGGCCGTCGCGCTACCGACAACACCACCCAGGCTCGCGAGCAACAAGCCCTCACCGTACTGCGGAACCGCAAGTACGACGAAGAGCTGCAAACCTGGTTGCGTCAGATCCGTGACGAAGCCTACGTAGAGAACAAGCTGCCAGGTGCCGAGCAAACAGGCACCGACCAGGCAGCACAGTGA
- a CDS encoding LPS-assembly protein LptD, producing MALKSPAFRRKFPLLVTGSLLAMQPFATSFVVAAEQYDCSVSASGAWDCAPKTAAAPLPPRPVHDGAAVSAAGSTAQADAGGTAAAEPKTTLVTEAKGRGLRSRSADYSHLDWVPRDKLTAAQLAETGPYCSGAYIEPTRPGMNDKTDKSDSPTFIGAKVSRYEQEQQVATLAGDVVMRQGSMQLEAQEANLYQAENRGELNGDVRLRDNGALIVGDHAEVQLDTGAAQIDNAEYVLHKSRIRGNALYAKRAENAIIRLKDGTYTTCEPDSNAWQLKGNNITLNPATGFGTATNATLRIKNIPILYTPYIYFPIDDRRQSGFLPPSFSTGSETGFTLVTPYYFNLAPNYDATLYPQYMTKRGMMVEGEFRYLTKSSEGQFGGAYLNDDSDERKKQTDYEKTRYMLNWQHKGGLDSRLTSMVDYTNISDPYFFQDLKTYQEGIQAQDFVNQQGALTYRGDSYQARLNVQAYQLATVSQITPYDRLPQLTFNGTLPYHPGGVDLAYETEAVRFDRDLETGNYTEKDGGPFNPFPQANGTPRLDTYVLGLNRANGTRLNLAPSISLPLTATYGYITPKLKYVYTKYDLDLDGTGKNDLLTNRLGASALGESFNSSQDRAVPIASIDSGLYFDRNTQWFGENYRQTLEPRMFYLYVPEKDQKDIPVFDTSENVFSYSSLFRDNRFSGSDRIGDENKLSFGLTSRWIQENGFERQRASIGQAVYFKDREVQLPGIDAKTRDDAHSNVSPIALEYEFRFNRDWRATADYNWDTESHSPRSGSAMFHYQPEDNPNKVVNLGYRYRNDQVVYNQLTGKWQFGGDFGTEGQPGFVKDYYKIQQHDFSMMWPIIPQWNLITRWQYDYARNRTLEAFGGFEYDNCCWKLRVINRYWVSNDEYTQIAPQNEKGDHGLFFQIVLKGLGGLTGAKVESFLDKGIEGYREREDQAF from the coding sequence ATGGCATTGAAATCCCCCGCGTTTCGTAGAAAATTTCCGTTGCTGGTAACCGGCAGTCTGCTGGCCATGCAACCTTTCGCCACCTCATTCGTGGTCGCCGCGGAACAGTATGACTGCTCAGTCTCTGCTTCGGGTGCCTGGGATTGCGCGCCAAAAACCGCCGCAGCCCCATTACCACCGCGCCCGGTGCACGACGGCGCAGCCGTCAGCGCCGCTGGCAGCACGGCGCAAGCCGATGCTGGCGGCACCGCTGCGGCCGAGCCGAAGACCACTCTGGTCACCGAGGCCAAGGGCCGTGGCCTGCGTTCGCGCAGCGCCGACTACAGCCACCTGGACTGGGTGCCTCGCGATAAGCTGACCGCAGCCCAACTGGCTGAGACCGGCCCGTATTGCTCCGGCGCGTACATCGAGCCGACCCGTCCTGGCATGAACGACAAGACGGACAAAAGCGATTCGCCGACCTTCATCGGTGCCAAGGTGTCTCGCTACGAGCAGGAACAGCAGGTTGCGACCCTGGCCGGTGACGTCGTCATGCGCCAGGGCAGCATGCAGCTGGAGGCTCAGGAAGCCAACCTGTACCAGGCCGAGAACCGTGGCGAGCTGAACGGCGATGTGCGCCTGCGTGACAACGGTGCCCTGATCGTCGGCGACCACGCCGAAGTCCAGCTCGATACCGGCGCGGCCCAGATCGACAATGCCGAGTACGTGCTGCACAAGTCGCGCATTCGCGGTAACGCGCTGTACGCCAAGCGTGCCGAAAACGCGATCATCCGTCTCAAGGACGGTACGTACACCACCTGCGAGCCGGACAGCAACGCCTGGCAGCTCAAGGGCAACAACATCACGTTGAACCCGGCCACCGGTTTCGGTACGGCCACCAACGCGACGTTGCGGATCAAGAACATCCCGATCCTCTACACCCCGTACATCTACTTCCCGATCGACGACCGTCGTCAATCCGGCTTCCTGCCGCCAAGCTTCAGCACCGGCAGCGAAACCGGCTTTACACTGGTTACGCCGTACTACTTCAACCTGGCGCCAAACTACGACGCCACGTTGTACCCGCAATACATGACCAAGCGCGGCATGATGGTGGAAGGCGAATTCCGCTACCTCACCAAGTCCAGCGAAGGTCAGTTCGGCGGCGCGTACCTGAACGACGACAGCGACGAGCGCAAGAAACAGACTGATTACGAAAAAACCCGTTACATGCTCAATTGGCAGCATAAAGGCGGGCTTGATTCGCGTCTGACCAGCATGGTCGACTACACCAACATCAGCGATCCTTACTTCTTCCAGGACCTGAAGACTTACCAGGAAGGTATTCAAGCTCAGGACTTTGTGAACCAACAAGGTGCCTTGACCTATCGCGGCGACTCCTATCAGGCACGCTTGAACGTCCAGGCTTATCAGCTGGCGACCGTGTCGCAGATCACCCCGTATGACCGTCTGCCGCAACTGACCTTCAACGGTACGCTGCCTTACCATCCAGGCGGCGTAGACCTCGCTTATGAAACCGAGGCTGTAAGGTTTGATCGGGATCTCGAAACCGGCAACTACACGGAAAAAGACGGCGGCCCATTCAATCCGTTCCCCCAGGCAAATGGCACGCCTCGTCTGGACACTTACGTATTGGGCTTGAACCGTGCGAACGGTACGCGTCTGAACCTGGCTCCAAGCATTTCGCTGCCGTTGACTGCGACCTATGGTTACATCACGCCGAAGCTCAAGTACGTCTACACCAAGTACGATCTTGACCTGGACGGCACTGGCAAAAATGACCTGCTGACCAACCGTCTCGGCGCCTCGGCACTGGGTGAGAGCTTCAACAGCTCACAGGATCGCGCAGTTCCAATCGCCAGCATCGACAGCGGCCTGTATTTCGACCGCAATACCCAATGGTTCGGTGAAAACTATCGCCAGACCCTTGAACCGCGCATGTTCTATCTCTACGTCCCAGAGAAAGACCAGAAAGACATTCCGGTATTCGATACCAGCGAAAACGTGTTCAGCTACTCCTCGCTGTTCCGCGATAACCGCTTCTCCGGTTCGGACCGTATCGGCGACGAGAACAAGCTGTCGTTTGGCTTGACCAGCCGCTGGATTCAAGAGAACGGCTTTGAGCGTCAACGTGCATCCATCGGCCAGGCGGTCTACTTCAAGGATCGTGAAGTTCAATTGCCGGGTATTGATGCCAAGACGCGTGATGACGCTCATTCGAATGTCTCGCCAATCGCCTTGGAATACGAGTTCCGCTTCAACCGCGACTGGCGCGCCACTGCCGATTACAACTGGGACACTGAAAGCCACAGTCCTCGTTCCGGCAGCGCGATGTTCCACTACCAGCCGGAAGACAACCCGAACAAGGTTGTCAACCTCGGCTATCGCTATCGCAACGACCAAGTGGTCTACAACCAACTGACCGGCAAATGGCAGTTCGGTGGCGACTTCGGCACCGAAGGCCAACCTGGTTTCGTGAAGGATTACTACAAAATCCAGCAACACGACTTCTCGATGATGTGGCCGATCATTCCGCAGTGGAACCTGATCACCCGCTGGCAGTATGACTATGCCCGCAACCGCACTCTGGAAGCCTTCGGTGGTTTCGAGTACGACAACTGCTGCTGGAAACTGCGCGTCATCAACCGATACTGGGTTTCCAACGACGAATATACGCAGATCGCCCCTCAGAACGAAAAGGGTGACCACGGGCTCTTCTTCCAGATCGTCCTCAAAGGACTCGGCGGCCTGACCGGCGCCAAGGTAGAGAGCTTCCTCGACAAAGGCATTGAAGGTTATCGTGAACGTGAAGACCAAGCTTTCTGA
- a CDS encoding aminoglycoside phosphotransferase family protein, with amino-acid sequence MPEQDLRLQQLKVWLDEQLPILFNAQDWGVVPPATLTAASSDASFRRYFRWEGGGRSFVVMDAPPPQENCKPFVDIADLLAKSGINVPKIYAEDLPRGFLLLNDLGQKTYLDVIDAQNADQLFADAIDALLAFQQLPMDAPLPSYDVALLRRELELFPQWYVRQHLGIEFDTQQLALWQRVSDHLIDSALAQPKVLVHRDYMPRNLMISEPNPGVLDFQDAVYGPVTYDITCLFKDAFLSWPKARVREWQRGYWERAGALGIPVQADFDEFLRASDVMGVQRHLKVIGIFARICHRDGKPRYLADVPRFFAYIEAVLADRPELGELGELLASLREPTEAHV; translated from the coding sequence ATGCCCGAGCAAGATCTACGTTTACAACAGCTGAAAGTTTGGCTGGATGAGCAGTTGCCGATCCTTTTCAACGCTCAGGACTGGGGTGTCGTACCTCCGGCCACATTGACCGCGGCCAGCAGCGACGCGAGTTTCAGGCGTTATTTCCGCTGGGAGGGCGGCGGTCGTTCGTTCGTCGTCATGGACGCTCCACCGCCCCAGGAAAACTGCAAACCTTTCGTCGATATCGCTGATTTACTCGCGAAATCGGGAATAAATGTGCCAAAAATTTATGCAGAAGATTTGCCGCGCGGCTTTCTTTTGCTGAATGACCTGGGCCAAAAAACCTATCTGGACGTGATTGACGCGCAAAACGCCGATCAATTGTTTGCCGATGCCATCGACGCGTTGCTGGCTTTTCAGCAATTGCCGATGGACGCACCGCTGCCCAGCTATGACGTCGCCTTGTTGCGTCGTGAGCTGGAATTGTTTCCGCAATGGTACGTGCGCCAACATTTGGGTATCGAATTCGACACCCAGCAGTTGGCCTTATGGCAGCGCGTCAGTGATCATTTGATCGATAGCGCTCTGGCCCAGCCCAAAGTGCTGGTGCATCGCGACTATATGCCGCGCAACCTGATGATCAGCGAGCCGAACCCCGGCGTGCTGGACTTCCAGGACGCGGTCTATGGCCCGGTTACCTATGACATCACCTGCTTGTTCAAGGATGCGTTCCTCAGTTGGCCGAAGGCGCGTGTGCGCGAGTGGCAGCGCGGCTACTGGGAGCGTGCAGGTGCGTTGGGCATCCCGGTGCAGGCTGATTTTGACGAGTTCCTGCGCGCGAGCGACGTGATGGGCGTGCAGCGCCACCTCAAGGTCATCGGCATTTTTGCACGCATCTGCCATCGCGACGGCAAGCCGCGCTACCTGGCCGACGTGCCGCGCTTCTTTGCTTATATAGAAGCGGTACTGGCCGATCGTCCGGAGCTGGGCGAGTTGGGTGAGTTGCTCGCCAGCCTGCGTGAACCGACCGAGGCGCACGTATGA